One region of Lactobacillus johnsonii genomic DNA includes:
- a CDS encoding sugar transferase — MMAQEVKKIKLDPSKIKGRWGYHAIKRGFDILGSGIALILLSPLFLMLIILIKKEDGGPAFYSQERIGKDEKPFKMWKFRSMIVNADKMVKQLEEQNEIDGAMFKIKDDPRVTKIGHVIRKYSLDELPQLWNVLKGDMSLVGPRPPLPMEVEDYTPYDKLRLTVIPGCTGLWQVTKRNDADFDEMVELDLEYINNSSLWFDFKILLMTVGVVIHPNSAY, encoded by the coding sequence ATAATGGCACAAGAGGTTAAGAAAATAAAACTAGATCCGTCAAAAATCAAAGGACGTTGGGGCTATCATGCTATTAAAAGAGGATTTGATATTTTGGGTAGCGGAATAGCTCTAATATTATTATCGCCACTTTTTTTAATGTTAATTATCTTAATTAAAAAAGAAGATGGAGGCCCAGCTTTTTATTCGCAAGAGCGTATTGGAAAAGATGAGAAGCCATTTAAGATGTGGAAGTTTCGTTCAATGATTGTTAACGCAGATAAAATGGTTAAGCAATTAGAAGAGCAAAATGAAATTGATGGGGCAATGTTTAAGATTAAAGATGATCCTCGAGTTACGAAAATAGGTCATGTAATAAGAAAATATAGCTTAGATGAATTACCCCAGCTTTGGAATGTCTTGAAAGGCGATATGTCTTTAGTTGGACCAAGACCGCCTCTACCAATGGAAGTAGAAGACTATACACCGTATGATAAATTACGTTTAACTGTAATACCAGGTTGTACTGGGTTGTGGCAGGTAACTAAGCGTAATGATGCTGATTTTGATGAAATGGTAGAATTAGACCTGGAATACATTAATAATAGCAGTCTATGGTTTGATTTTAAGATTTTGTTAATGACTGTCGGTGTTGTTATTCATCCAAATAGTGCTTATTAA
- a CDS encoding glycosyltransferase family 2 protein: protein MKNKKSVDCVVVTFNRLDLLKECVEAIESQTYPIEHFFIIDNCSTDNTWEYLQSIKSEKIVPIHLEKNLGGAGGFNAGLKTFINKSHADYVWIMDDDTIPTSTALEKLIDKSNISSHLGFLCSNVRWQDNSVAVMNIPSPDKEWNKYSDQGVTKVKSASFVSIMFPRNVVKKVGYPITDFFIWGDDVEYTLRITHDYHLDGFMVNDSLVEHKIKQNIATDLVKEESLGRVKRYYLAQRNTIFYLKKHSTKKEVFKATVRQGVKVPIKALIKSKDHRFYRAWISVKGTAAGLFFNPKIEKVEK from the coding sequence ATGAAAAATAAAAAAAGCGTTGATTGTGTAGTTGTAACCTTTAATAGATTAGATTTATTAAAAGAATGTGTTGAAGCCATTGAGAGTCAAACCTATCCAATAGAACATTTTTTTATTATAGATAATTGTTCTACTGATAATACTTGGGAATATTTACAATCTATTAAAAGTGAAAAAATAGTTCCTATACATCTAGAAAAAAATCTAGGAGGAGCTGGTGGTTTTAACGCCGGTTTAAAAACTTTTATTAATAAAAGTCACGCAGACTATGTTTGGATTATGGATGATGATACTATCCCAACCTCAACTGCTTTAGAAAAATTAATTGATAAATCAAATATTTCTTCTCATCTTGGATTTTTATGTAGTAATGTACGTTGGCAAGACAATAGTGTAGCTGTTATGAATATTCCAAGTCCAGATAAAGAATGGAATAAATATAGTGATCAAGGTGTAACGAAAGTTAAATCAGCATCTTTTGTATCCATTATGTTTCCTAGAAATGTAGTAAAAAAGGTAGGATACCCAATTACTGATTTCTTTATTTGGGGCGATGATGTTGAATATACTCTTAGAATTACGCATGATTATCATTTAGATGGATTTATGGTTAATGACTCTTTAGTAGAGCATAAAATAAAGCAAAATATTGCTACGGATTTGGTTAAAGAAGAGAGCTTGGGTCGTGTAAAACGTTACTATTTGGCACAGCGTAATACAATTTTTTATCTTAAGAAACATAGTACAAAAAAAGAAGTATTTAAAGCAACCGTACGTCAAGGGGTAAAGGTACCAATTAAAGCTTTAATCAAGTCTAAAGACCATAGATTTTATAGAGCTTGGATATCAGTAAAAGGTACAGCAGCGGGATTATTTTTTAATCCAAAAATAGAAAAGGTAGAAAAATAA
- a CDS encoding CpsD/CapB family tyrosine-protein kinase, whose protein sequence is MGLFNRRKKRGTDETMQYGAKLITVAKPQNPVSEQFRTVKTNIDFTSVDHQIKALAFTSANISEGKSTVTVNTAVTMAQSGKKVLLIDADLHRPTLHQTFDIPNRVGLTTILTSHSNEVDMADIVREDIIPNLSVMSAGPIPPNPAQLLGSNRMQAFLNMVKEHYDLVVLDLAPVLEVSDTQILAGEMDGVVLVVRQGVTQKAGIERALEMLKLTKTHVLGYVMNDVRTGPDGYGYGYGYGYGYGYGQQKDGESK, encoded by the coding sequence ATGGGATTGTTTAATAGACGTAAAAAACGTGGTACAGATGAAACCATGCAATATGGTGCTAAGTTAATTACTGTAGCAAAACCACAAAATCCAGTAAGTGAACAGTTTAGAACTGTTAAGACTAATATAGATTTTACAAGTGTGGATCACCAAATTAAGGCTTTGGCCTTTACTTCTGCCAATATTAGTGAAGGTAAGTCTACTGTAACTGTTAATACCGCAGTAACTATGGCTCAATCAGGGAAAAAAGTCTTATTAATTGATGCTGATCTTCATAGACCTACACTACATCAAACCTTTGATATTCCTAACCGAGTAGGATTGACAACAATTTTAACTTCACATTCTAATGAAGTAGACATGGCAGATATTGTGAGAGAAGATATCATTCCGAATCTTTCAGTTATGTCTGCTGGTCCCATTCCACCTAACCCAGCACAATTATTGGGTTCTAATAGAATGCAAGCATTCTTAAATATGGTTAAAGAACACTATGATTTGGTTGTCTTAGACCTTGCTCCTGTTCTTGAAGTTTCTGATACCCAAATTCTTGCTGGCGAAATGGATGGGGTAGTACTTGTTGTTCGACAAGGTGTTACCCAAAAGGCGGGTATTGAACGTGCCTTAGAAATGCTTAAGCTAACTAAAACACATGTTTTAGGGTATGTAATGAATGACGTAAGAACTGGCCCAGATGGTTATGGATATGGCTACGGTTACGGATATGGCTATGGATATGGTCAACAAAAAGATGGAGAATCGAAGTAA
- a CDS encoding YveK family protein yields MENSTKTENTIDLRRLWMLLRAHIWSIILWVIGLGAVGFILATFVVEPKYTSTTQILVNQKRNANDANQAFNAQQADVQVINTYKDIVISPVILKDASKWIKNPTEVVKPAKKAKYKTLADGTKKLVSPAEPAVVRRAGRGYNVSAKEMQKSVSVTTQQQSQVFTISAKSNDPEKAQAIANAVAQTFKSKIKTIMNVNNVTIVSPASVGTKTFPKTTLFTLAGVVLGLIISIALIVLRDSFNTTVRDDDYLTKELGLTNLGHISHFHLSNKFSINDNDSNSGKKKRV; encoded by the coding sequence GTGGAAAACAGTACAAAGACTGAAAATACAATTGATTTACGTAGATTATGGATGCTTTTAAGAGCACATATTTGGTCTATTATCTTATGGGTAATTGGATTAGGAGCAGTTGGGTTTATCTTAGCTACTTTTGTGGTTGAACCTAAATATACCTCAACTACTCAAATCTTAGTTAACCAGAAACGTAATGCAAATGATGCAAATCAAGCATTTAATGCACAGCAAGCTGACGTTCAGGTGATTAATACTTATAAGGATATTGTTATTAGTCCAGTTATCTTAAAAGATGCTTCTAAATGGATTAAAAATCCTACTGAAGTGGTAAAACCTGCTAAGAAGGCTAAATATAAGACTTTAGCTGATGGAACTAAGAAGTTAGTTAGTCCAGCTGAGCCGGCAGTAGTTAGAAGAGCGGGACGTGGCTATAATGTTAGTGCTAAAGAAATGCAAAAATCAGTTTCTGTTACTACGCAACAACAGTCACAGGTCTTCACTATTAGCGCTAAAAGTAACGATCCTGAAAAGGCTCAAGCAATTGCAAATGCAGTAGCTCAGACATTTAAGAGTAAGATTAAGACTATTATGAATGTTAACAATGTAACTATTGTTTCTCCTGCTTCTGTTGGAACTAAGACATTCCCTAAGACGACTCTCTTTACTTTAGCGGGTGTTGTATTAGGCTTGATTATCAGTATTGCTCTAATTGTCTTACGTGATTCATTTAATACTACTGTTAGAGATGATGATTATTTGACTAAAGAATTAGGTTTAACTAATTTAGGTCATATATCTCACTTCCACTTGTCTAATAAATTTAGTATTAATGACAATGATAGCAATTCTGGTAAAAAGAAACGTGTATAG
- a CDS encoding tyrosine-protein phosphatase yields the protein MVLVDIHSHILPGIDDGSPDLDSSLGLAEAAVADGITHALMTPHTLNGKYLNHKKDIIKDTAKFQGELNKHNIPLTVFPSQEVRLNGNLPQALDDDDILFCDEDGRYMLLEFPSEDVPTYAKDMTFKLLGRGITPIIVHPERNSGILAHPEKLQEFIEQGCLTQITASSYIGVFGKEIEKLADRFVEAGQVATFASDAHTLPKRESRMHDAYEKLEKTQGLDIANSFKQNARNIINSDNVSLNWRPLKKKKRFWLF from the coding sequence ATGGTATTAGTTGATATTCACTCGCATATATTGCCAGGTATTGATGATGGATCTCCTGATTTGGATTCATCGTTAGGTTTGGCTGAGGCAGCAGTAGCAGATGGAATTACTCATGCATTGATGACGCCTCACACTTTAAATGGAAAATACCTAAATCATAAAAAGGATATCATTAAGGATACAGCTAAGTTTCAGGGAGAATTAAATAAACATAATATTCCATTAACTGTCTTTCCAAGTCAAGAAGTTCGTTTAAATGGAAATTTACCGCAAGCTTTAGACGATGACGATATCTTATTCTGTGATGAAGATGGCAGATATATGTTATTAGAATTTCCAAGTGAAGATGTACCAACTTATGCTAAGGATATGACTTTTAAATTATTGGGACGGGGAATTACACCAATCATTGTTCATCCAGAAAGAAATTCAGGTATCTTGGCTCATCCAGAAAAATTACAAGAATTCATCGAACAAGGATGTTTAACACAAATAACTGCTAGTTCATATATAGGTGTATTTGGAAAAGAAATTGAAAAGTTAGCTGATCGATTTGTAGAGGCAGGCCAGGTAGCTACCTTTGCTTCCGATGCCCATACATTGCCAAAACGAGAAAGTCGAATGCATGACGCTTATGAGAAGTTAGAAAAAACGCAAGGATTGGATATTGCTAATAGCTTTAAGCAAAATGCGCGAAACATTATTAACTCTGATAATGTTAGCTTAAATTGGAGACCATTAAAGAAAAAGAAAAGATTTTGGTTATTTTAA
- a CDS encoding glycosyltransferase: MTAKKLLIVGDFISGSGLTQFIFNMFPHFDVNKYNIQCVGYGIDSKQETNKTCDDLGWRLERVVPITKRPLAHVKWWKNFLKNNDFDIIYFNYSSSWNYFPVKYAKRYTNAQIICHSHNAYYSHVFKNKILMYFLNVMNNRGKKLLNNMADVKLATSKDSALWMFNTLKDVTVIDNGIELDNFKFDAKARKELRAELNISLNERLIGFAGVLQERKNPIFALQVFSEYLKSNPNSTFLMIGNGPMKSEIVRIADELGIKKKVKFITYTNKLNKWYSAMDVLLFPSLYEGFGLVPLEAQVSALSVLASSNVAPQVFVTQNIKRITGYDKDNWVKNLSTIKFKTNEERSSLDSSLNKFDVKKQASQISSLLESEK; this comes from the coding sequence GTGACCGCGAAGAAACTATTAATTGTTGGGGACTTTATTAGTGGAAGTGGTTTGACTCAGTTTATATTCAATATGTTTCCTCATTTTGATGTTAATAAATATAATATTCAATGTGTAGGATATGGAATTGATTCAAAACAAGAAACAAATAAAACATGTGATGACTTAGGGTGGCGATTAGAAAGGGTAGTACCTATAACAAAACGGCCATTAGCACATGTGAAATGGTGGAAAAACTTTCTAAAAAATAATGATTTTGACATTATATATTTTAACTATTCGTCTTCGTGGAATTATTTTCCTGTCAAATATGCAAAACGCTATACAAATGCACAAATAATTTGTCATTCTCATAATGCATATTATAGTCATGTTTTTAAAAATAAAATTTTAATGTATTTCCTGAATGTAATGAATAATAGAGGAAAAAAACTTCTTAATAATATGGCTGATGTAAAATTAGCTACTTCTAAAGATTCTGCATTATGGATGTTTAATACATTAAAAGACGTAACTGTTATAGATAATGGAATTGAATTAGATAATTTTAAATTTGATGCGAAAGCACGTAAAGAACTTAGAGCTGAGTTAAATATATCTTTAAATGAAAGATTAATTGGATTTGCCGGTGTTTTACAAGAAAGAAAGAACCCTATTTTTGCTTTACAAGTTTTTTCAGAATACCTTAAGAGCAATCCTAATAGTACATTCTTAATGATCGGTAATGGCCCGATGAAGAGTGAAATTGTGAGAATAGCCGATGAATTAGGAATTAAGAAAAAAGTTAAGTTTATAACCTACACTAATAAATTAAATAAATGGTATTCGGCCATGGACGTACTTTTATTTCCAAGTTTATATGAAGGATTTGGTCTTGTTCCATTAGAGGCACAGGTAAGTGCTTTGTCTGTCCTTGCTTCTAGTAATGTGGCACCACAAGTGTTTGTAACACAAAATATTAAACGAATTACTGGGTATGACAAGGATAATTGGGTTAAGAATTTAAGCACTATAAAATTTAAAACAAATGAGGAAAGATCATCACTTGATTCGTCTTTAAATAAATTTGATGTGAAGAAACAGGCAAGTCAAATATCTAGTTTGCTAGAAAGTGAAAAGTGA
- a CDS encoding LCP family protein, whose translation MDHNNSDNELRHRSHHHRHHRRKKFWRIFWIVLGVFLAVDIIAVIIAWHNIHIATNNMYNPMSNEISDRKVSDTLKDKKPMSLLLLGTDTGEFGRSYKGRTDTIMMMVINPKTNKTTVVSLPRDMKVNLPDYPDYSPAKINAAYTYGGVDETVKTIKKYFNVPTDAYVMVNMGGLEKAIDQVGGVTVKSPLTFDYEGYHFTKGVTYHMNGKKALAFSRMRYDDPRGDYGRQERQRIVIMALLKSSISYKTVVNQAFLNSISKQTMTNLSFDNMVALAQNYRHATDNITTDHAQGQGDWENGVAYESVSQAECQRISNKLRAALGLKPETLKTGE comes from the coding sequence ATGGATCATAATAATAGTGATAATGAATTAAGACATCGCTCACATCATCACCGTCATCATCGACGTAAAAAGTTTTGGCGTATCTTTTGGATTGTATTAGGTGTCTTCCTAGCAGTAGACATCATTGCGGTTATTATCGCTTGGCACAATATCCATATTGCCACTAACAATATGTATAATCCGATGAGTAATGAAATTAGTGATCGGAAGGTTAGCGACACACTGAAAGATAAGAAGCCAATGAGCCTGCTTTTATTGGGAACAGATACAGGTGAATTTGGACGTTCTTACAAGGGGAGAACAGATACAATTATGATGATGGTTATCAATCCTAAGACCAATAAGACAACAGTTGTCAGCTTGCCTCGAGATATGAAAGTTAACTTACCGGATTATCCAGACTATTCACCAGCTAAGATTAATGCAGCCTATACTTATGGTGGTGTAGATGAAACTGTTAAAACGATCAAGAAGTACTTCAATGTTCCAACTGATGCTTACGTCATGGTAAACATGGGAGGGCTTGAGAAGGCAATTGATCAAGTTGGAGGAGTGACAGTTAAGTCGCCATTAACATTTGATTATGAAGGCTATCACTTCACTAAGGGCGTAACTTATCACATGAATGGGAAGAAGGCTTTGGCATTCAGCAGAATGCGGTATGACGATCCACGAGGAGATTATGGGCGTCAAGAGAGACAAAGAATTGTAATTATGGCATTATTAAAGAGTTCCATTTCTTACAAGACAGTCGTAAACCAAGCATTCTTGAATTCAATCTCTAAGCAAACTATGACTAACTTAAGTTTTGATAATATGGTTGCCTTAGCTCAGAACTATCGTCATGCAACTGATAACATCACAACTGACCATGCTCAAGGGCAAGGCGACTGGGAAAACGGCGTTGCTTATGAGTCAGTTAGTCAAGCAGAATGTCAAAGAATTAGTAATAAGTTACGTGCTGCCTTAGGGCTTAAGCCGGAAACCTTAAAGACAGGAGAATAG
- a CDS encoding glycosyltransferase, translating into MKVMHFTAGFINGGVEQVLLNYTGKLNKDYDVKESIVYLHTADSAKKKMSEELGNKMYQIPARRESLWGNIKSTYQLIKKEKPDVVHSHMSLMNFFPLTIAKILGVPVRVSHSHLALNDSDSVKDRIYKKLTSWSANELVACGEEAGKYLYGNQKFNILFNAIDQSKYQFNQSAREEIRKKYHIPEKSFLIGNIGRVVEQKNQKFLVEIFDKFYDEYPESYLMIIGKGEKNQPDEQELEKYIKSKKSADHIIRVRGVKSTEKFYSAFDVFAMPSLYEGLPVVAIEAQASGIPTILSKNIDPSVIYSDKVKLLSIDEGVNPWINEFQSWKKQDFDRSFRGNDNYNINVQNKKLYDWYYSWINKYK; encoded by the coding sequence ATGAAAGTTATGCATTTTACGGCTGGTTTTATTAACGGTGGAGTAGAGCAAGTTTTATTAAATTATACTGGTAAGTTAAATAAAGATTATGATGTAAAGGAATCAATAGTTTATCTACATACTGCAGATTCAGCAAAAAAGAAAATGTCGGAAGAATTGGGGAATAAAATGTATCAAATTCCGGCTCGAAGAGAAAGTCTTTGGGGAAATATAAAATCAACTTACCAACTTATAAAAAAAGAAAAACCTGACGTTGTACATAGTCATATGAGCCTGATGAATTTCTTTCCACTAACTATTGCAAAAATTTTGGGTGTTCCAGTTCGTGTGTCCCATTCTCATTTAGCCCTAAATGATAGTGATTCTGTTAAAGATAGGATCTATAAGAAATTAACTAGTTGGTCAGCCAACGAATTAGTAGCGTGTGGTGAAGAGGCTGGAAAATATCTCTACGGAAATCAAAAATTTAATATCTTGTTTAATGCAATTGATCAGAGTAAATATCAATTTAATCAATCTGCAAGAGAAGAAATAAGAAAAAAGTATCATATTCCAGAGAAATCATTTTTAATTGGAAACATTGGACGAGTGGTTGAACAAAAAAATCAAAAATTTCTTGTTGAAATATTTGATAAATTTTATGATGAGTATCCCGAGAGTTACTTAATGATTATTGGAAAGGGCGAGAAGAATCAGCCTGATGAACAAGAATTAGAAAAGTACATTAAATCAAAGAAAAGTGCAGATCATATCATTAGAGTACGTGGTGTAAAAAGTACTGAAAAGTTTTATTCTGCATTTGATGTATTTGCTATGCCTTCTCTTTATGAAGGCTTGCCAGTAGTAGCAATAGAAGCTCAAGCATCTGGTATACCAACAATACTATCTAAAAACATAGATCCTTCAGTTATATATTCTGATAAAGTAAAACTACTCTCAATAGATGAGGGAGTAAATCCGTGGATTAATGAATTTCAATCTTGGAAAAAACAGGATTTTGATCGTAGTTTTAGGGGAAACGATAATTATAATATTAATGTTCAAAATAAGAAACTATATGACTGGTATTATTCATGGATAAACAAATATAAGTAA
- a CDS encoding glycosyltransferase family 1 protein, producing the protein MKKILQIGMTSNYGGIESFIMNVYRNIDRNKFQFDFVNMETGGKALAYSDEIKSLGGKIYNIPGRRENLKANRNQLKKIIEENNYNFVHNNVLTWSYSDGIILPLKYSNSKVIVHSHNSYMNPGMYARRVLNFVNRRLNYRNDIIRLSCSEGATRWLFRNRSAVVIPNGIETKDYSFNPIIRDKYRRKFNVENKNVFLHVGRLSHQKNHDFLFRWFKEILKKDSNSILFLVGDGELREKLQQKAKELDISSHVKFLGIRNDVKNLMFMSDAFLFPSRYEGLGIVLIEAQATGLQCIASNNIEPEAKVTNQIKTIDITASPEKYVDLALKGVEESRKSNRIKSYEEVQKAGYDISNTVEILEGIYSK; encoded by the coding sequence TTGAAAAAGATTCTTCAAATTGGAATGACGTCTAACTATGGTGGAATTGAATCTTTTATTATGAATGTATATAGAAATATTGATCGTAATAAATTTCAATTTGATTTTGTAAACATGGAAACTGGTGGAAAAGCTTTGGCCTATTCGGACGAAATAAAAAGTTTAGGTGGAAAGATTTATAACATACCAGGAAGACGAGAAAATTTAAAAGCAAATAGAAATCAATTAAAGAAGATAATCGAAGAAAATAATTATAACTTTGTTCATAATAACGTTTTAACTTGGAGTTATTCCGATGGTATTATATTGCCATTAAAGTATTCTAACTCTAAAGTAATTGTGCATTCTCATAATTCGTATATGAATCCAGGAATGTATGCACGCAGAGTTTTAAACTTTGTCAATAGAAGACTTAATTATAGAAATGATATAATCCGCCTTTCTTGTAGTGAAGGTGCTACTAGATGGCTATTTAGAAATCGTTCGGCCGTAGTAATTCCTAATGGGATTGAGACGAAAGACTATAGTTTTAATCCTATAATTAGAGACAAATATAGAAGAAAGTTCAATGTAGAGAATAAAAACGTTTTTTTACATGTAGGAAGATTATCTCATCAAAAGAATCATGACTTTTTATTTAGATGGTTCAAAGAAATTCTAAAAAAAGATTCGAATTCAATTTTATTTTTGGTGGGAGATGGTGAACTAAGAGAAAAGCTACAGCAAAAAGCAAAAGAATTAGATATTTCATCACATGTTAAATTCTTAGGAATAAGAAATGACGTTAAAAATTTAATGTTTATGAGTGATGCATTTCTATTTCCATCGCGTTATGAGGGGTTGGGAATTGTTCTTATTGAAGCTCAAGCAACGGGTTTACAATGTATCGCAAGTAATAATATCGAGCCAGAGGCAAAAGTAACTAATCAAATTAAAACCATTGATATTACTGCTTCACCTGAGAAATATGTTGATTTAGCGTTAAAAGGTGTTGAAGAATCACGTAAATCTAACCGTATAAAGTCATATGAGGAAGTGCAAAAAGCTGGCTATGATATTAGTAATACTGTAGAAATATTAGAGGGGATTTATTCAAAGTGA
- a CDS encoding O-antigen polymerase, whose product MIFLALSLVLLTLLAYYLNNRSLVSPSILFCGGMTIASFIAWINQIAWNLELDIRTFLVITLGALEFIIVGYVVNFIFNTISSGTRAKKIAPYKVIPEYVDKRFTSILFIQLVILCLAVFTIRRATGISNLMTAINYINYVQNGFIKGQINLPGYFGLILLFNSSAGMMAGYVFLENIIVKRKFNLILFFNLLLGLATPLLTGARGDSIVFLIALTILGYFIVKEQHNWNSANTKYVVLGVIGAILFVFVFEWSASLVGRNMENSNLGEYISTYMGAEIANLNEFIKNRSFPIKGEIFGQQTFVTILPTLSRVFRFALPEYKLDIPFQILNGHNTGNVATMFYSWLYDFGYMGIGILTIVVSGVGEVCYKFAKQSNGFGIMKLVYSYIGALIALSFFSNRFFENLNVNFLYMIISWIVLKYILFRRGKNA is encoded by the coding sequence ATGATATTTTTAGCTTTATCGTTAGTATTATTAACTTTATTAGCCTACTATCTAAATAATCGATCATTAGTTTCACCATCAATTCTTTTTTGTGGCGGCATGACTATAGCGTCTTTTATTGCTTGGATTAATCAAATAGCTTGGAATCTTGAGTTGGATATAAGAACGTTCTTAGTTATTACCTTAGGTGCGTTAGAATTTATAATAGTAGGATACGTTGTAAATTTTATTTTCAACACTATATCAAGTGGGACTCGAGCAAAAAAAATAGCCCCTTATAAAGTAATTCCCGAATATGTTGATAAAAGATTTACAAGTATCCTTTTTATACAATTAGTAATATTATGTTTAGCAGTATTTACAATCAGGCGAGCTACAGGTATCTCAAATTTAATGACTGCTATCAATTATATTAACTATGTTCAGAATGGATTTATAAAAGGACAAATAAATTTACCAGGTTATTTTGGGCTTATTCTTCTTTTTAATAGTTCGGCTGGAATGATGGCTGGATATGTTTTTCTAGAAAATATAATAGTAAAGCGAAAATTTAATTTAATTTTGTTTTTTAATTTACTTTTGGGTCTCGCAACACCACTATTAACAGGAGCTCGAGGCGATAGTATTGTATTTTTAATTGCTTTGACTATTTTAGGATACTTTATAGTTAAAGAACAACATAACTGGAATTCAGCAAATACAAAATATGTTGTCTTAGGTGTTATAGGGGCAATTTTATTTGTTTTTGTCTTTGAATGGTCCGCTAGCTTAGTGGGAAGAAATATGGAGAATAGTAATCTAGGAGAATATATTTCTACCTATATGGGAGCAGAAATTGCTAATTTAAATGAATTTATAAAAAATCGTTCATTTCCAATAAAAGGGGAAATTTTTGGACAACAGACTTTTGTAACAATTTTGCCAACTTTATCACGAGTATTTCGATTTGCTTTGCCAGAATATAAATTGGATATACCGTTTCAAATTTTAAATGGTCATAATACTGGTAACGTAGCAACTATGTTTTATTCTTGGCTATATGATTTTGGATATATGGGAATAGGAATTCTAACTATTGTAGTTAGTGGTGTTGGGGAAGTATGTTATAAGTTTGCAAAGCAAAGCAATGGTTTTGGAATTATGAAATTAGTTTATAGTTATATAGGTGCCTTAATTGCTTTGTCTTTCTTCTCTAATAGATTTTTTGAAAACCTAAACGTAAATTTTTTGTATATGATAATCTCATGGATAGTATTAAAATATATTTTATTTAGACGGGGGAAAAACGCATGA
- a CDS encoding DUF4422 domain-containing protein has translation MKIKILIAAHKKFPMPAVPGYLPVLVGAKKNYKPDIPYQRDDEGDNISEKNPNYNELTAIYWAWKNLKDVDAVGLVHYRRLFFDKKPYNLENVINIEKVEQLLQKYDVLLPKKRNYYIETNYSHYIHAHHKEPLDKTREIIEKSYPAYLTAFDKVMKSRKAHMFNMFIMKADAFDSYCNFMFGVLEKLENEIDISDYSVQEARVFGYISELLMDVWLYTTNESYKEIPWGQIGPKQLVKKAISFVNRKFGIGKKQTHF, from the coding sequence ATGAAGATAAAAATTTTAATTGCTGCTCATAAAAAATTTCCAATGCCAGCTGTTCCTGGATACTTACCAGTATTAGTAGGCGCCAAGAAAAATTATAAACCAGATATTCCTTATCAAAGAGATGATGAAGGAGACAATATATCTGAAAAAAATCCTAATTATAACGAGTTAACAGCTATTTATTGGGCTTGGAAAAATTTAAAAGATGTCGATGCTGTAGGCTTAGTTCACTATCGACGTCTTTTTTTCGATAAAAAACCATATAATTTAGAGAACGTTATAAATATTGAAAAAGTAGAACAACTCTTACAAAAATATGATGTACTTTTACCTAAAAAGAGAAATTACTATATTGAAACAAACTATTCTCATTACATTCATGCACACCATAAAGAACCTTTAGATAAAACACGCGAAATAATTGAAAAGTCATATCCAGCATATCTAACAGCTTTTGATAAAGTGATGAAAAGCCGAAAAGCACACATGTTTAATATGTTTATTATGAAAGCTGATGCATTTGATTCATACTGCAATTTTATGTTTGGGGTCCTAGAGAAGCTTGAAAATGAAATTGATATTTCAGATTATTCTGTTCAAGAAGCGAGAGTATTTGGATATATTTCAGAGCTTTTAATGGATGTTTGGTTATATACCACTAATGAAAGCTATAAAGAAATTCCGTGGGGACAAATTGGCCCTAAACAATTAGTGAAAAAGGCTATTAGTTTTGTCAATAGAAAATTTGGAATTGGTAAAAAACAAACTCATTTTTAG